The DNA window CAAATCTGGTCGCGCAGTGATCCGAGAATCAAGTAAGGTTTCTGCGGCAGGAACATCGTATTAGTAAGTGACGGCCGCTCGATCTGACCTTCCCCTGTCGACCATAGTCCCGCAAGCGCGCGCAATATCGACGTCTTGCCGGTGCCGCTCGGACCTCGCAACAGCAGGCCCTGACCACTCGATACTTCGAAGGACAAATCACTAACTAACGTCTCACGATTATCGGGAGTTCGCAGCGTCATCGCTTTTACCGCCACGCGATCGCTCTCCTGCGTCTCGATATGCTTTCCGCCATCGGCTTGAGTCGCGCGGCATTGTTCCTCGAACGTCGCGAGACGGTTTACGACTGCGGCATAGCCGGTCAGGCCTTCGATAGTGCTGACGACGACCGAGAATGATCCCTTGACGGTGCCAAATGCGCTGGCCGCCTGCATGAACTGCCCGAACTCCATGCGATGAGCGAAATATCCACCGGCCAAAACCATATATGGCAGCAGCGCCACGCAATTGTTGTAGGTCTGGGTGACGTATGCGAGCCGCCGCTGGCGGAATATCAGCCGATTATAGTTATTGAACAATGCCGCAAAGCGGGCGAGGAGATGGCCGGTTTCGCGCTGCTCTCCGCTGTACATTGCAATCGATTCGGCATTATCGCGCACCCGAACCAACGCAAAACGAAAGTCGGCCTCATAGCGTTGCTGATCGAAGTTGATCGGGATGAGCGGCCGACCCATCTTTACCGACGCCCACGTCCCGACGAGACAGTAGCCGAGGCAGATCGGCACGAGGATCGGCGATATTGTCCACAGAATGACAAGAAATACCACGCCATTGACGAGTGAGGTCCCGAACAGGTCCACGTAGGCGAGCGCGCCGCCGATAAATGAGCCGATATCTTCGCTGATACGCTGATCCGGATTATCAACCGAGCCAATCTGTCCGATGCGATAGTACGCTCGATTAGTGAATTGCAGCGAGATAAAGTGATGCGTCAACCATTCGCGCCATACGATGATGAGGCGCCCGGTGAACCAGGGATAGAATGCCTGCACCGGAATAAAGACCAGGAATATAGCGATTACATATAAAACATTTGTGCGGAATATCGCATAATCGCGCTGATTGAGAGCATTGTTTACATTGCGCCAGACGTAACTCAGTTGGACGTTGATCCCGATACTCATTGCGGTCAACGCGACTAGCACGCCGAGCAGAATAAGGCCCTGCCGGCGCCGATCGGAAACCCAGTAAGGTTCGACCAGCGACCACCATCGCTTGAAGAACGCAGAATCGAAGCGGTCCATCTGTGGCAAGGAGCAGCCCTCCTTGCCCACATACTACACCGCCAATTCAATCGAGGCAGAACCTATGTAACGTGTGGCGGCCGAAAGCGCGCTTTCACCGCACGAAGATTACGCCGAAGTGATTGTCGGTTACCTCTCCGGTTGCGCTGAGCGTGAAGTTCGAGGTGATTAGCCCGGTGGCGCCAGCGAATTGTCCTTCGCCGCCGTCGACTCGCCACATTACCGAACCGTGTTGTAGTCCTTCTTCGGGGCTCTTGCCGAGATAGCCTTGGCCAACGGTCGAGAAGCGCAGCGCGTGATTCGAGTCGCCGAAACGAATCGTGCCGACTTCGTCAAATGATGTCTCGCCGGTGAGCGTCACTTCGGATTCGAACGAGGCCTTGCCGCCCTGCGCGGGCTGGATCGTGCCGCTCACGCCTTGAGCGCCGATGATCGAGCTGACGGTGCAGCTCTGCGCGCTGGTCGTCGCCTTGATCACACCCGTCGCGCCCGCCTTGGGAGTCGCGCCGCCTTTGAACTGCATCACGTAAACAACCTGCTTCATGGAATTCTCCTTGTTGACAATCAGTGCCCCGGCGCATGGCCCCAGGACTCGGCGCAGCTCATGATATCGATCGATTGGCTGTGCTGCACGGCCTGATACTTTTTCCAGAAGGCGTTGTCGATCGCACGCTGCTCGGCCGGCTCACGCCGCATCCATCGATGCAACGCGGCGGGACCGCCGTTGTAACCAGCGTACGCCGAGCGCGCGAGCGCGTCGCCACGCGGATCGCGCCCGCCCGATCTTACCGCGTATTCCATCATGCGGCTGAGGATTTCTGCGCCTGCACCCGCGTTGTAGAGCACGTCCCACTTCAGGCGGTCGATATTGTAGAAGCCGCGCCACACACGCTTGTTCACCTGCATCAGGCCAATGTCGCCGGTCGACGATTCAAGCCATCGCACGTGCCCGTCGGCCAACACGAACTGGCGCCAGCAGCTCTCCTGCCACGCCGCGCTGAGCACGAGATTTTTGTAAACCGGCTGAAAGCGTGTATCGACTTGGTCGATCGAAAGTTGGCGCTGGGCACTGAGATCGAGCAGTTGCCCCATGTTGTTGCGATAGAGCTCGGAATTGGCCGCGTTGACGACGGCGCGTCTGAGCACGTGCGCGACGTTTTCCAGCTTGCCCAGAATTCCCGGCTCGTCGGCGTATGCGTCGGCAGGCGAAAGGATCCTGAGCGGCCACGACAGCCACGACGTCGAGGCCGGCGTTGCAGTGGGACTCGGCGTCGGCGTCAGCGACGGCGCGATGGTTGGTGGAACCGCGGGCGTTGAAATAGTCGGCACGATCGACGGCGTCGAAGACGGCGATTGCGCCGGCAGAGTCGGCGATGGCGAAACTATCGCCGTCGTTCCTGCTGACGGCGACGGCGTCGGGGTCATCGCCGTGGGCGATTCTCCCGGAAGGGGGATCGGCGCGTCGGTTTCTTCCAGCTTGCCCGGCATCTCGGGCGGTTCCGGAACGTCGAACAATTTTTTCAACTCGGGATCTTCGGTGTAGTCGTATGCGAGTGGATCGCCCGTCGCCGCCGGCGCGAGAATATGCGCGAGGCGGCGCAGATCGTCGGCCGAGATTCGCATGCCGAGCGCCGGAGCGGCCTGGTCGAGTGCGAACAGCGCGTCGCCTGCGGAGATGAAGGACATCAGCTCGAGTCCACGCGCGCCGAGCGTCCCGCGCACAGCAGCAGCTTTCACGGCGTCGTGAAGCTGATTCCACTCGTCGAGGAACAGCGCGCGCACAGGGTCCGGGCCGACGCTCGCGGGGCCGGTCGACAGTGCCGCGACGAGGCGGAAGCGGCTGTCGAGCAGAATCTGCATGATGTCCCTGCGAAACTGCTCGTCGCCGGCCGCGATACCCATCTGCTTAATCGCGAACGCCAGGAACGCGTCCCACTGATCGAGCAACTTCTGAAAGGCCGCGACCTCCTCGGGCGTAAGCGGCGCGGGCGTGCCGGCCGCGATTGCGCCATTCTCGTTCGGCACCGTGATCACCAGCGTGATGCGCACTCCACCATCGGTCGGTGTCACGTCGGGCTCGCTGCGCAGCGTCGCCATCGCGGTGCGGATACGGTCGGCGACGTCGGGCGTGGAGGCGGCCTCGGCGAGTGCGCCCAACTGCTGCACCGCGGGGTTTAGATCGTAAGTGAAGCTCTCGAAGCGCGGGATGAAGTATTGCTTGATAAGGTCGAAGCCCTTGCCGACGAAAACTGACTTCTTGTGATGCGCATCCAACAGGTTGAGATCGCGGACGTGAAACTTGAGCTGCAGGTCCGGCGTGATATAGGGCGCGGTCGCGGCCTCGATGAACCCATTCCATTTGATCGGCGTGAGGCAGTTGGCGCCGATCGGGACGCCGAGCGCGAGATTCGCCGCAGTCTCGAATTTCAGCGCGGTGCCGATGCGGCTGAAGTCCGGGTTGATGGCGTTCAGAAACTGGCAGTTGTCGCCGCCGCTCCAGAGTTCCGCATGCCCGTCAGGCGCGATGTAAATCTGATGCTTGATAGCTTCGCGCAGAGCGAGATAATCGATCGTAAGCGGAATCTTCACCTCCGATGCGCGAGCGGATGAGGGTCCGGCTGCCAAGATTGCCAAAGTGATCAACAAAAAAAGTGCAGCACGCACCGCAATCGCTCGCATCAAAACGAATTTCGCGCGAAAATTGTTTTGGCAACGCCGCGGACGGTCGGCCATGGCGACGGATCTCAATCCTGGCGGCGTTTGAGTTAATCGTGGCTCCGGCCTTTGTGCAAAAACGTGCATTGATGACAGCGTCACCCATTATTCTATCTGGTATGGTGACGGGTGGCCGAGTGAACCGTTCAGGAATTTTGGGGCGGAATCAATGATGACTTCCGATCGGCAATCCGGTCGTCAGGAAAACTTCTACGAGGCTGAGGCGCCGCAGGCGTCGCGCGAGCTCGCCGAGTTGCGCACCGCCCGCGACTACGTGGCGCCGTTCGAGATCGTGCGCCGCCGCGTTATTGACGACCTGTTCGAAGGCAAGATGACGATCGACGCCACCGTCGTCATTCGCGTCGGCAATATCGAAGAGACCGAAGCCGCCTCGGGCGTCGGCGTCGTGCATGCACTCGACGTCGCGCTGCGCAAGGCGCTGCTCAAGTATTTCCCGTATCTGGCCGACGTTAAGGTCACCGAGACCTACCAACACGCCACCGGAGAATCGACCGAGGCCGACGTCGTATCGATCAAGAAATTCTCCGACGGCAATCTGATCTGGACCACGCTCGCCAAATCCGCCAACACGATCGAAGCGGGATGGCAGTCCCTGCTAGACGGCTACGAATGGCGCATCTGCACGGAGAACATGCGGAACAATCGCGCCAGCAGCAATCCCCGTCTGTCACGCCGGTGATCACGTGCCGGGCCGCAGCGGCAAGGCTCCACCTGGAAAGCTCGCGGTGCTTTACGATGGCTCGTGCGAGATGTGTGTCGCGAGCATTGCCAAGCTCAATCGATTCGACAATTCCGGCGCGCTCGAGATGTTTGATCTCGACGACGCGCGCGCCCGTGCCGAGTTTCCTGAGCTAAAACGCGAAGACCTTGTGCGCGAGCTTCACGTCGTCGATGAGGGCGGACGAATTTTTCGTGGCGCTCGCGCGATCAACGAGATCCTCGGCCGACAGCATGGCGTCAGAAAACTGCTCTCCTATCTCTGGTACGTGCCGGGCTACGCCTGGCTCGCCGACCGCCAGTACAAAAAGATCGCCGCCTCGCGCTACGATCGCGACGCCGACGGCCGCCTGAAATCCACGGCCGCCGCGCCACGCTGAATCTTCACGATCACATTGCCGGCGTCGGATGCATCACGTCGGCGATCCAATCGGCTGCGATCTCAATTGACAGCGGCACGTTGTCGATCGAGCAATGCTCGACGCCGCCATCCTCGGGTCCGAGCACCACTAGCTTTCGATTCGCGCTGTTGATCGCCGCATCGTAAGTCTTCTGCCCGTGATCGATCGGAATCTGCCGATCCGCGCCGCCATGCATCACGAGCAACGGGCAGGTGATTTTATCGGCGACCGCCTTCAACGTCAGCCGCTTCAGAAACATAAGCGCCTCGGGCATCGATTTCGCCCCCGCTACCCACATCATCTGGTCATCGACCTCAGGCACCGAGCGCGCGTAGCGATCGCCGTGCGCCGTGCGCATCGCCATCACGTCTTCCGCGTCGAAGAAGGCGCCCAGCGCGACGCAGCATTTAAGACGCTTCTCAAACGCTGCGGCGCGCGGCGCGTAGTAGCCGCCGAGGCTCGCCGCCTGGATTCCGATTCGCGAGGGGTCAACATCGCTCCGCGTCGCGAGGTAATCGATACACGCGGTCGCAGGTTTCTCGGACTCAGGGTCGCCCGCGATACCATTCAACCGAAGCGCGCCGCCGCTGCCGGGCTGATCGACGAAGAGGCTCGCGATACCGCGGCGCGCGTATTCTTCGGCGGTCATCAGGTAGTTGAACTCCTTGACCCAGTCGAAGCCGTTGAACTGGATGACGCACGGCGCGGGGGCGATCGAATTGGCGCGCACGAACACCGCGGGCAGCTTCGAGCCGCGATATGGAATTTCGACGAACTCCGCGGGATCGCCACGTAGCTCGACGCCGGCGCGGAATGCCTTGAGCGCGAGCGCGTAAAGCTCGGCCTTGCGCATGTCGCGTGGACTAACCGGCCGCTCCGCCATCATGTAGTAAAGCGCGGCGCGCAGGTTCTTGCGTCCCGCGCTCCGATGATGACCGGCAGTCACATCGGCATGAGCCTGGCGCGTCAATCGATCGCCAAGATCGCACCAGGCTTTGACCCACGCCGGCGTTGCGACCGCGGATTCCGCCGCTTCGACCGCCCGCAGCGGGCGGCATACCGAGTCGATGTCGGAGGCGACCGCGCCCATTTCGAGCGCCGTCACGATCGCCAGGTTCCACGCGTAGTTGGTCTGGAAGTATTCGAACATGTCAAATCCTCCTTGCGGGTTTGGTTGCTGTCCGCGATGAGCGGCCCGGGCGTTTCGATTCGCGGCGCGCTCCGAGCGCAAGCGTGAGGAATTGATCGACCAGCCGCGAATTCAATTCCTCTTGCGTGAGATGAAAACGCATCGGCTCGACCTCACCGAAGACCAGCCGCTGGTGCATCACGGCCATCACGCCGCGGAACGCGAAGTCGATCGCCTGGTCGCGCTCGGATGGCGAAAGCCACGTCAGATGCGGTCCGAGCAGTAGGGCGAGGCGCTCGGAGATGTGCCGCAGCATCTCGGCCGCGCGCTCGTTGATCTCGCGATCGTTGACCAGGAGAGCCGCGCGGATAAGCGGCACGTTGCGCCACCATCCGGCGATCATTGGCCCGAGGCACTCGCGCACGATCGTCTCGAGGTCCTTGCCCTGCCATCGGGCCGGATCGAGCTCGCGATCGACGAGCTGAAGAACCGCCTCGCGATGGCGATCGTGGGCGGCGAGCACGAGCGCCTGCTTGTCGGCAAAACGCGCGTAGATAGAAGTAACGGCGACGCGTGAGCGGCGCGCCAGCTCGGCGATCGTGATCGCCTCGAAGGGCTTGCGCTCGAGCATCCGGGTAAAGGTGGCGAGCACCCGCTCCATCGTTTCATGCGAGCGCCGCTGCCGCGGCGCATGCACGCGCTTGGTTCCCGAGGATGTCACGAGATGATCGGTCATAAATGTAATTGTAGTTCTATTACAAATACCGTCGGAGTCAAGGCACCCTGAAAGAGCCGGAAAAATATGGTGAGCGGGCGCCCCTGCCCGCCATAAGACGGTGCGCCGCCTTCACTGGAATTGGTGGCGAGAGCCGTTAAGGTTCGCGCGCCTCAGTGGCGGGCAGGAACGCTCACCCCACCCATATTTTCAGTCAAAAGAAAAGATCGTCATCCCGAGCGAAGTCGAGGGATCTTGGAGGCCCCCAAAGGTGCCAGTGCCAGACATCGCGCGTAGCGCCTTCGTTATGTCAGGGCGCTTCGCGCCCGGATGCTACGTGTCGAACTTTGCGGCGCCGATTCACTTGCCGAGGAGTTCGCGCTGAGCCGGCCGCGCGCCTTCATGATTGAGCAGCCAGCGCTTGCGATCGAGGCCGCCGCCGTAGCCGGTCAGCGCGCCGCTCGCGCCGATCACGCGATGGCACGGAAGCACGAGCACAACAGGATTCGAGCCGTTAGCCATTCCAACCGCGCGGCTCGCGCTGGGCTTGCCGATCTGAAGCGCGAGCTCGCCGTAGGTCGTGGTGGTGCCGACGCGAATCTTGCGCAGGCGCTGCCACACGTCGCGCTGGAACGGCGTCCCGCCGGTCTTTGCGGGGATTTTGTCGATCGCAGTGAGGTCGCCATCGAAGTACGCGCGAATCCGATCGCTGAGGTGCCCGGGGTTGCGCGCATCCTTGAGCGAATATTCGCCGTAGTGGAGACGCAGGTACCGATGCATCCGCGATTCGTAGTCAGAGAAATCGGCGGCGCGGAGCGACTCGCCGTCGGAGACCAGCAGCATCACACCAATCGGCGTTTTGATGCGATCAAGCAGCAGTTCCACTTGCAATCCTCACTTTCGTCGCGGCTTCCAGCATCCACAGATGCATCACTGCGTAGGCACGCCATGGCCGCCATGCCTCGCCGGCTTCCAGCACGCGCTTCGGGTTGCTCTCGCCGAGGGCTTTCATGACGCCGAGATCAGAATGCGGAAATGCGTCGGGCCAGCCGAGCGCGCGCATCGCGATGTACTGTGCGGTCCATTCGCCGATACCCGGCAGGCTGCGCAGGTGATCCATCGCGGCTGTGACATCGGCGAGCGGCGTCAGTATCAGCTTGTCACGGGTGATCGCGCGCGCGAGTTCGATAATCGAGCGCGCTCGCGAGGCGATCACGCCGAGGCGCGCGATGTCGCCGACTTCGAGCTCCGCAACGCGCTGCGGAGTTGGAAATGCCGTCTGCAGCGTAGCGAAAGGCGTCTCGACCGGAGTGCCGAAAGCCTTGGCGAAGCGGCCCGCGATCGTGCGCGCCGCGGCGACGCTCACCTGCTGTCCGAGAATCGCACGGACCGCGATCTCGAATCCGTCGAATGCGCCCGGCACTCGAATACCTGGATGATCGACCGCGAGAGCGCCGAGCGTTTCGCCGATCTCCTCGGGGTTCGCCGACAAATCCATGAGATGCTTGATGCGCGCGAGCACCGCGGGCAGGACCTTCATCAGCGATGCTGCGATCATCACGCGCAGAGCCGGTTTGCGCCGCGACGGCGATACTTCGATCCAGCCGAGATGCTCTCGGCCGTCGCGCACGATTCGAACCGTGCGGCGATATGAGGTTACCGAAAATTCCTCGACGCCGCCGACGCATCGCATGCCGAGAAATCTCGTTAGCGCGGGCCAATCATACGGCGGGCGATAGCTGAGCTCGAAACCCAGAGCTTCGGGCACCTCGGAAATCGGCGGCTTGCGCAGTCGCGAAGGACTCAGCCGA is part of the Candidatus Binataceae bacterium genome and encodes:
- a CDS encoding ABC transporter ATP-binding protein/permease gives rise to the protein MDRFDSAFFKRWWSLVEPYWVSDRRRQGLILLGVLVALTAMSIGINVQLSYVWRNVNNALNQRDYAIFRTNVLYVIAIFLVFIPVQAFYPWFTGRLIIVWREWLTHHFISLQFTNRAYYRIGQIGSVDNPDQRISEDIGSFIGGALAYVDLFGTSLVNGVVFLVILWTISPILVPICLGYCLVGTWASVKMGRPLIPINFDQQRYEADFRFALVRVRDNAESIAMYSGEQRETGHLLARFAALFNNYNRLIFRQRRLAYVTQTYNNCVALLPYMVLAGGYFAHRMEFGQFMQAASAFGTVKGSFSVVVSTIEGLTGYAAVVNRLATFEEQCRATQADGGKHIETQESDRVAVKAMTLRTPDNRETLVSDLSFEVSSGQGLLLRGPSGTGKTSILRALAGLWSTGEGQIERPSLTNTMFLPQKPYLILGSLRDQICYPRASGLSEAELSKVLTEVNLADLPERSGGFEMELDWASMLSPGEQQRLAFARLLTNRPRYVFLDEATSALDQNNQERLYNLLRDMHVTFVSVSHNPALTAYHQQILELFGDTHWKIAATDTRRLDPASAS
- a CDS encoding transglycosylase SLT domain-containing protein — translated: MKIPLTIDYLALREAIKHQIYIAPDGHAELWSGGDNCQFLNAINPDFSRIGTALKFETAANLALGVPIGANCLTPIKWNGFIEAATAPYITPDLQLKFHVRDLNLLDAHHKKSVFVGKGFDLIKQYFIPRFESFTYDLNPAVQQLGALAEAASTPDVADRIRTAMATLRSEPDVTPTDGGVRITLVITVPNENGAIAAGTPAPLTPEEVAAFQKLLDQWDAFLAFAIKQMGIAAGDEQFRRDIMQILLDSRFRLVAALSTGPASVGPDPVRALFLDEWNQLHDAVKAAAVRGTLGARGLELMSFISAGDALFALDQAAPALGMRISADDLRRLAHILAPAATGDPLAYDYTEDPELKKLFDVPEPPEMPGKLEETDAPIPLPGESPTAMTPTPSPSAGTTAIVSPSPTLPAQSPSSTPSIVPTISTPAVPPTIAPSLTPTPSPTATPASTSWLSWPLRILSPADAYADEPGILGKLENVAHVLRRAVVNAANSELYRNNMGQLLDLSAQRQLSIDQVDTRFQPVYKNLVLSAAWQESCWRQFVLADGHVRWLESSTGDIGLMQVNKRVWRGFYNIDRLKWDVLYNAGAGAEILSRMMEYAVRSGGRDPRGDALARSAYAGYNGGPAALHRWMRREPAEQRAIDNAFWKKYQAVQHSQSIDIMSCAESWGHAPGH
- a CDS encoding alpha-isopropylmalate synthase regulatory domain-containing protein → MTSDRQSGRQENFYEAEAPQASRELAELRTARDYVAPFEIVRRRVIDDLFEGKMTIDATVVIRVGNIEETEAASGVGVVHALDVALRKALLKYFPYLADVKVTETYQHATGESTEADVVSIKKFSDGNLIWTTLAKSANTIEAGWQSLLDGYEWRICTENMRNNRASSNPRLSRR
- a CDS encoding DUF393 domain-containing protein: MPGRSGKAPPGKLAVLYDGSCEMCVASIAKLNRFDNSGALEMFDLDDARARAEFPELKREDLVRELHVVDEGGRIFRGARAINEILGRQHGVRKLLSYLWYVPGYAWLADRQYKKIAASRYDRDADGRLKSTAAAPR
- a CDS encoding alpha/beta hydrolase, yielding MFEYFQTNYAWNLAIVTALEMGAVASDIDSVCRPLRAVEAAESAVATPAWVKAWCDLGDRLTRQAHADVTAGHHRSAGRKNLRAALYYMMAERPVSPRDMRKAELYALALKAFRAGVELRGDPAEFVEIPYRGSKLPAVFVRANSIAPAPCVIQFNGFDWVKEFNYLMTAEEYARRGIASLFVDQPGSGGALRLNGIAGDPESEKPATACIDYLATRSDVDPSRIGIQAASLGGYYAPRAAAFEKRLKCCVALGAFFDAEDVMAMRTAHGDRYARSVPEVDDQMMWVAGAKSMPEALMFLKRLTLKAVADKITCPLLVMHGGADRQIPIDHGQKTYDAAINSANRKLVVLGPEDGGVEHCSIDNVPLSIEIAADWIADVMHPTPAM
- a CDS encoding TetR/AcrR family transcriptional regulator, which produces MTDHLVTSSGTKRVHAPRQRRSHETMERVLATFTRMLERKPFEAITIAELARRSRVAVTSIYARFADKQALVLAAHDRHREAVLQLVDRELDPARWQGKDLETIVRECLGPMIAGWWRNVPLIRAALLVNDREINERAAEMLRHISERLALLLGPHLTWLSPSERDQAIDFAFRGVMAVMHQRLVFGEVEPMRFHLTQEELNSRLVDQFLTLALGARRESKRPGRSSRTATKPARRI
- the ogt gene encoding methylated-DNA--[protein]-cysteine S-methyltransferase, giving the protein MELLLDRIKTPIGVMLLVSDGESLRAADFSDYESRMHRYLRLHYGEYSLKDARNPGHLSDRIRAYFDGDLTAIDKIPAKTGGTPFQRDVWQRLRKIRVGTTTTYGELALQIGKPSASRAVGMANGSNPVVLVLPCHRVIGASGALTGYGGGLDRKRWLLNHEGARPAQRELLGK
- a CDS encoding AlkA N-terminal domain-containing protein — protein: MRKPRMPQTNKIAQEHFDVRKWRASLLPEHYDADMQLDADLCYRALRARDSRFDGRFFVAVSSTKIYCRPICTVRPAQRENCTFFPSAAAAEAAGYRPCLRCRPELAPGNASVDASHRLAQSAASLIEDGANADESLEQIAAKLGVTDRHLRRVFHEEFGVAPIAYAQTQRLLLAKRLLTDTASTVTDIAFASGFGSLRRFNALFKSRYRLSPSRLRKPPISEVPEALGFELSYRPPYDWPALTRFLGMRCVGGVEEFSVTSYRRTVRIVRDGREHLGWIEVSPSRRKPALRVMIAASLMKVLPAVLARIKHLMDLSANPEEIGETLGALAVDHPGIRVPGAFDGFEIAVRAILGQQVSVAAARTIAGRFAKAFGTPVETPFATLQTAFPTPQRVAELEVGDIARLGVIASRARSIIELARAITRDKLILTPLADVTAAMDHLRSLPGIGEWTAQYIAMRALGWPDAFPHSDLGVMKALGESNPKRVLEAGEAWRPWRAYAVMHLWMLEAATKVRIASGTAA